The genomic window AGCACAAGGAGAATGACCTAAGATTTCAATTTTTCGGTTACCATTTCCTTGTTGATAGAGACGAAAATTGACCCATGCGGTGTTATTTGTGTTGTCTTTTTCGACAAACTTATTTTCTGGATCGCTAGTACTAAGTAGATAGTATATGCCATCAGGAACACTAGTCATATCTATTTGTTGACCAATCACAGAATGACGGTATTGATCTACCCAACCAGGAGAAATTCCTTGATAACTATTTGGACTATCGCAATCCCAAAATTTCTTTTCTGAAGTCGGGGCGTTATCGTTCAGTTTATACCAATCAATTAAACAGAAAGTTACTTTAACTGAATTATTACCAACAATCGGTCCAATAGGACTACCAGAACGAATTTCAAACCGCGCAATATCTCCAACGTGCCAATGTCTATGTGCGGGATGATAGGCAAAAGTTGTAGCTGGATGCTCTAATACTACCTTACCATTTATATCTCTAATTTCTTGAATGGTTGTGCTGGTTTGACCTTGATTATTAGGTCTAAGCGCCCAATCTCCATCTCCAGTATTTGCAATACCATTAGAAAAGCGTAAAATATCTTGTCCTTGTTGGTGAACTAATTGTACGTGGGTGGGAACAACAGTTTGTAAATCGGGGACAAGTCCTACAGATCCTGTGAAAGTTTGTGCTAGTAACCCTTTACCAAAATTGAGGGATAAAAAGATTAATAATCCGCTAAAAACTCGAAAAACTGTTTTCATAAAACTATTAAAGACAGAGTTTGTTGCCATATTTTCTCTGCTTTAGCCTAGTTTGAGATGTTGCTGTTTTTCTAGACTGAAAATACTGAGAAGCTGAGGGAAATAGTTGGGAAAACTAGTAAATTTACGGTTGTTACTGAGCAGAATTAATTACAGTAAAGGGAGAATCGGGAAAATACCGATCCTCCCATCTGTGAAATTACTGATTTTTACTTAGAGTTAGCTAATTTCAGTTGACGACGGTAGGCGATCGCCCCTAATCCCAAGATACTAATCCCAATTAACATCCATTCTTCGGGTTCGGGGGTAGCGGTAACGTTGGGTATACCTAGGCTAGTAGGTTGGGGTAGCTGCTTGTCTTCTACTTGACGATTAAAGCGATCGCTTTGGTTTTCTGCTTGCTTCAATGCTTGTTTTTGCTGCTCGTTAACTAGCACAATCATAGAAGAATATGGAGTCACAATTTGGCTGCGTTTGGCTAAGCTGTGAATCTCGTCTAAACTTTTCACATCTTTAAGATTTCTTTGAGTAGCAAGGTAGGTAATCAATTGTCTCGCAGCTAAAGGCGTAAAATCATCTCTAACTCCTGACTCCTGACTCCTGACTCCTGACTCCCTTTTGACTTCCCAGATATATCCATCGCTGACACTAGCCACATTCGATCCTAAAGCTGTCTGAGTCGCCATCCGTTGGATTACTTCTGAGATTTCGGTTCCCACACCGCCACCACTAGCTTGAATTGCATCAAAGGTAGGATCGTCGTAAGCAGGTTGGATTCCTCCTAAATGTACCATCCACAGAGGCGCAGATGGCTTTGGGATAGTATTCTTTTCATCAGAGAGTTCGTAACTACCTTTATCGGTAACTAAGACGATCGCATCGTAGTTACTGTTACCTTGGAGTTGAGTAAGTTGCTGCAACATCTGGTATGGCTGCAAAGTGCCGTAGAAAGTGACTTTATTCAAATCAAAGGCTTGTAGATCGTCAATTCTCTGTGGAGTTCCCCCAATAGATGCGGTGATGTAGAGATCTACGTCATTGCTGGGGGTGACTTGCGATCGCACCCAATCTAACGTTTTCTTCACTTCACCCGATTGCTTAGTCATGCTATAGGAAGTATCCAAAACCACGGCTAATTTCTTCCCTTGAGGGAGACGATAATCGGATGGAGATAGGGGTTTAGCTGTGACTTGATAACCATCTAAATTAACGGTATAGCTCAGGTTATTTATGAGTCTACCGCCTATGCGATCGGCGAACCAAGCGTCATCAGAGACATTTTTGATAGATTTACCATTGTAAGTGCGTTTCGTGTCGTTCGTCCAAAATATATTGCGCTTCTCACTCAATTGGGGTAAAGGGAAATTACCAGCCTTAGTATTAGTCTCTTGTAAAACCTGATACTTGAGCCATAAGTGCAGTGGTTGTGTAGGAACTACAGGAAAAGCTCTTAAACGATAATTTCCTGGTCCAATTTGTTCTAATAAAGCTGGATCTACTCGTCGGTTCACCTCTTGAGTGTAAACTTTTTGAGCCGCACCACGAGGAGATACACTAAAAGGGAAAGCTTGGGAGCGATCGCCACTATTTCCCAACCATACTCCCGTCATCACTGCACTTTGGGGTAAAGAGAAGTTATAGACTACTTCTTGTTGACTTGATGTTTTGTTTTCGTATACCTCATAAATCTCAACATCTCCCCAATTCTCATGAGGTTTTACTGTCACCTTTTGCTCTTTCAACCAAACCTTTTTCTGATTAATATCTAACAATCCAGCCTTAGCTTCTCCTCGATTAAAAGTTGCGCCAACGGCTGCTGATATTTCCGATTTTTCCGCCCTTAATATAGGAGTATCAAAGAACTCAGCATAGAATTTATTGGCTTGTTGAGAATCTGTACTTTTTCCTTGATATAAAAACGGTGCAAATAAAGCTTTGTAGATACTATCTAAAGATTTTGTAGTGGGTTCCTGCAATCCAAAAACTGATTGATATAAATAGCCAATATTCGTCGTGCGATCGCTACTATCTAAATACCGATATTGAGATAGATAAGCATTTAATAAACCATCCCTAATCTGAGGCGACTTTTGGATTAAAGCTTGTCTTATTTCTGGTGTTTTTACTGGTTGATTCAAAGCTGTTAATACCCAGGTTTGGGGTTGCTGTTGCAAAGTTAATAACAACCCAATCCAACCAAAGATAACGCCAGTAGTTCCTAGTACCGCCGGAACTCCTCCATAACGAGAAACAAAATAATTGAGATGCGATCGCCAAGATTTAAGATAGAGGATAACTAATCCAAAAGGAGTAGTGGCGATCGCCAATAAAATAACTAATATTAGCAGAATCGGAAAAGCATAAAGGATGATGAAAGATAAAGATTGGAGCAAAGCTAATAAACTTGAACTATTAGTAAAAAGGTAAAATATACCCACCAGAAATCCCCACACGAAAGGGATCGCATAAACTAGAGTCAAAACTCCTAAATAACAAGCCGTAACTAACATTAAAGCTTGGCATCCTAACTGAACCCAAGCAATAATTGAATTCTCACTATCTCCCTTAATTAATCTATATAAATAGGAACCAATAGCCAAACATCCAGTCATTAAAATTAAACTAACCGCCGGATTCAACTGACGCAAACAAAAGAAACGAATTACACACAAAACCAATAGAGGTGCTTCCGCACCATAAAATACCTGCACCAAAGAAATTGGTTTGCGGTATATAGGCAATCTGCCAATAATTGCCGAAGCAGTTGGTACACCCACCAAACCAATCAACGGTAAAAAGAAATCTAAAGGTAATTCACCAGCCAAAGCGTCAGTCACAAAAACCGTACCAAGGAATGGTAATAAACCCAAATATCCGAGAAACAAAAGTGCTGAATTGAACAGCCAAAAGTAAATTTGAAACGGTATTTCCCAAACCTTATTTAGTTTCATATTCTAATTCTCCAATTAAGTTTGTCGGGGCGGGTTTAGCAGATCGATGTTAATTTTACAGATCGCTATAAAACAAAACCCACCCAATTTCTAAGATTCGATCGCGCCAATCTAATTAATATTTATTGAAGTGCAATGAGAGATTGATGAAGATCGTCAACTAAAGTTTTAACTTCAGGAGCATCACTAGAAATAGAGCGATCAAATAACACCGAAACCAAAGTCCAAGACTTTTCTTGACGAGTAACATCACTCCAAAACCGATCTAAAAATTCATCGGTTGTTCGATGAGGAGATTGAAACCAATAAGTCGCACTTGCTCGATTATTATTGAGTGATAACCAACGTCCATTTACATCTTTGGCTAACCTTTTTTTAGTCATCTCATCAACTTCTAATCCATTCCCTATTAAACACAACTCAGGTGCATGATGAGCCTGCCAAGAAGTAGTACTAACTAATAACAAAGAACCAGATAAATCTCCAATCTTAAACTTTTTTTTCACCGCTTGAGTATCTTTATAACCATCAAAAAAATTAGATTCAAACTCAGTCAACGGTAAATCTTGACTTTGAATTATTCCTGGTAAATTCAACCCCTTTACATCTAAAACTTGACTCTGACTTGGTAGCGGCTGAGGAATCAAAACCAATCCCGTTAGAAACAAAATTACTCCCGTTTTTCTCACCCAATTTAACTCTTGAATAACCTCTCTATCTGCCTTTTGCGCCACTTTTGCGAGAAGCCACCTATCTTTATCTAATACGCCTTGACGCGATCTAAATCTACTCCAATTCAAGCCACCAAAACTCTCCTCATTCCTCTCCACTCCCCGTAATAACCACCAACTAATCAAACAAGCAGTACTAAATCCCACAATCCCCATTGGAAAATGAACTATATGAGCTACTTCAGGTTGCTTCAACACATTATTAATCAAAACTAACACCGTAACTCGTCCAATATTAGCCCCAATCAAAAGTAGAATATGTATTAATAAAATTCCTAGCCAACGCCAATTAATTAGTCTATTTTCCAGCCAAGTTGCTGCTAATAAAAATAGTGTACCCGTCCACAGACTTTTCAACCCACTACAAGGAAGATCTACATACGCAACCTTGCCTTCTAACAAGATAATGTCATGAGAAGAAGTAGCAGGTAATCCCCAATTTGTGAGTAAATGTTCTACCGCATATGCCGTCATAACTCGGATGGGAAATCCCACACCGACACTAACTGGTAAACTAAAAGGAAATACGACAGAAAATAACACCGCAACAGCTAATCCAGAGCGCCAAATTTTAGGATTAATAAATAACCCTAATAATCCATATGTTCCGATTAAGAATAAAATTACTGATAGATGGGGAATATCCACAGACCAACGCAACACTATTCCACCTACCCCAGTTCCCAAGATTAAACGAACAGGTAGTCTATTCCATTGGGGTATGGGTGAAAAACTTAGTTGCTGGCGCTGCCAAAATCCTAGGATTCCTAAACCAACTACAACTAAAGTGATTAGAACTAAGTTAAATAGGGATGTATCGTTTAAAGAAGTGAATAACCATTCTACAGACGAAATATTCACATAAAACCACCAAATAGCTAGTGCAATTCCTCCCAAGCTATTTCCATGTATTTCCCAGGGAAGAGTTCGTGTTTTCGTCAGCATGATTCCTCTTGTTGCTAGATAAATTGAGGATTCCCAAATCTCTCAACATCTCTATTACAACCTTTCGGTGACTGATTTTCAAATTGAGAAGTGACTGAGTTATGACTGAGTTATTGAAAGGAAGAAGGAAGAAGGAAGAAAGAACAAATGTCGCAATGGTTGGTGAAGCGAAATCAGATAAACTAATACTTAATCAACGGTTAGCAATTAGCTGGTAATTCTGTTGGATTTAGGTGCCTAATATGAATGGTAATTATGCAAATTAAAGCTTTAGCTGTCTTTTTAGTGTCTATAACTTTATGGATAGGCAGTTGGTGTTTCGCACCTTCTGCCCTTGCCGTTACTCAGATTAAACTGTATAACCTTAACTATCATGAATGCCCGCAGGAATTGGCACAAGGGGCTGTTACTAGCGGCGGAACGACAAGACCTGCCAATTGTTTTATTATTGATGGTCAAGCCCAAAATCCTTCGCCTAAAACAGTTTACGATGCTGATGTCTATGGTCGAATCTACGATGCTGATAACAATCCTATTTTAGAAAACCGCACTCGTATCGGCTCGATAGAAGAACTCCCACCTGGTACTAGCGACTTTCAGTTGAGAATCAGCGTCCCCTCTAATATGCCAACTCCTTTGCAATTAAAGCAGTTTAAAGCATCTGCGTTCAGTTCTTCTGTCAAAGCTAAGGTAAATCGCTAGTTGTCCATCTTAAGGTTGATAGTAGCCAACTGTAGAAGTGGCACCAGCCGAGAATAGTCCCGCGATGACTTGCAGGACTAAAATGGCTAGCATTGGAGATATATCAATGCTGCCACCTAGTGGGGGGATAAATGAACGGAATAGATCCAGATAAGGATCGGTGACAGGACTCAAAGTTTCCATGACTTGGGTTGCCCAACCTACACCAGGCAACCAAGTCAGTAAAATACGAACGACGAGCAAAAATATATAGATTTGCAAAAAGTAGTAGAGGCTCTGAGTCAGCAAGTTCATAAAACTAACTTTTCCTTTGCGATTTCTGAAGCTAGTTTAACGGATCTTGGCTTGACTTCTTAACACCAAGAGGTTGCTAGCAGGGTAATAATTGAGCAAAACTAAGCTGAGAGAAGAACCCAAGTATTTTAGATTTATAGATCTTGAGCCGAAGAACGTTCTGTTTGCGGTACACTTGTCTGGGAATTAACGTTTCCTGAATTAACGTTTCCTAAAGATAAACGCACCTCATCTATTGCATCATTTAACTGGGCAATTTTGTCTTCTAAGCTGCGTCTAGATAGTTCCATACTATCTGAGGACTGAATTTCCCGTCTTTTACCTTTACGGACTTTCGGCTCGGAGGCGTTATCTTCTAAAATTAGGGATGAGCTAGAGCGACTTTGAGGGAGGCGTTGCGTAGCGACAAGGGTTCCGGCTAGAGCGCCGACAAAGCCGCCAAATATAGCTCCGGCAATGAAGCCACCTGTAAAACCTTCACGCTGACTCATATTTTTTAGCGGTTTGTGACTAACTGTTGATTTATGTCTCTAGCTTAACTGGAAATGGGCTGCGATTTGAAGTTAGCAATTATCTACCGCTTGTTGGGTTTTGCACCTGTCAACCCAACCTATGTAATTTATAAGTTTAAACTATTGAACAATAATTTAAATATTGATTATTTAAAACTATTGGGTCAGTTAGAGCTTGACAAACCCAAATATTTAATGAAAATAATTTCTATTTACTAACGAACTTGCGTCGTTTGAGGCACTTGTGGTAGAATTTGGGGAAAATTAAGGTCACAGGCTTGTTATATCTACAAGTGCAAAAAAAGCAGTTTTAGAGGCTGAAACTATATTAACTTCGTAGACGACGTGTAGAGAAATTGCCGAGTGAAAGGAATTGCTAGCTATTGTTGTCGATGGGTGATGAGCGATCGCTTTTCTAGGGTAACGGAAAAGGATAGCGATCGCTCGTAACTTTTTTACTATTAAGTACCAAAAGCGCGATCGCCTGCATCTCCTAAACCTGGAATAATATATCCATGTTCGTTGACCTGTTCGTCAATGGTAGCCGCGTAAATCTTCAATCCAGGGTATTTTTCACTGAGTTTTTGTAAAGCTGGAGGGGCAACGACAACAGAGATAATTCTGATTAAAGCTGGATCTATGCCTCTTTGGGTTAATTCCTCCATTGTCTTCATAATTGTCCCCCCAGTCGCCAACATCGGTTCTGTAATAATAACTCTAGTTTCTGGGGCAAATTTTGGGGGTAATTTATTTAAATAGCAACTTGGTTCTAGGGTTTCTTCATCGCGCACTAATCCTAGATGGTACACAGAAGCTAAAGGTAACAAAGACTGAGCGCCTTCTAACAAAGCCAAGCCAGCCCGTAAAATCGGAATTACGGCTATGGGAACTTCAGGATTAACAAAAGTAGCAGGGCAAGGTGCTAAAGGGGTTTCAACAGTCGTTTCGACGGTAGGTAGCCAATCCCTGATGGCTTCATAAGTCAGCCAACGTCCTAATTCGGCGATCGCAGTTTTAAACAAAGAACCAGGGGTTTGAGCATCCCGCGCCACACCTAACCAATGCTGAATTAGGGGATGAGGGGGAACGTAAATACGGAGTTGCAAAGTCATTTCGATTTTAGATTTGGGATTTGGGATTTTGGATCGAGCTAAATTACGTTAATTGTTACTCCTGACTCCTGACTCCTGACTCTGACTGGGTTGAGGTTTGGGGACACGATCTGACAACATGGCTAAAGCTAGGATCACTGTACCAGCGATCGCTAGTCCGGCAATAACGAATGTCAAAATCCAGCTAGTTTGATGATTGGGTTTGGGAGTAGGTTGAGGTGGTGCTGACTTTGCTTCTGGAATGACTGGAGTCAATTCGGGAGAATCTTGGGGCAATCCAGCTTTAAAATGAGTCAAAACCACAGAAATATTATCATGACCATTGTATTCATTGGCGAACTCAATTAGAGATTTCAGTGCTTCATTGACAGACTTTTCTCCAGATAACACCTGTCGAGCATATTCTGCCCCATGCAACTCTAACAGTTCGTTATCACTCAACCCATCGGAGCATAATAATAGCAATCCTTCCTCTTCCACCATGAATCGATTGACTCTAGGATTAAGCAACTCTCCTGCTTGTACTCCTAAAGCTTGAGTCAAAGCCGCAGCATCTTTACGAGTTATGGCGGAAGCCATAAAACTCTTACCTTCTGACACAACTTCAGTCATCACATTATCATCTACAGTGAGTTGAACTATCCCTTCACGAGACAGCCAGTAAGCGCGACTATCCCCCACATGAACGATATACACTTCACCTGAAGATTGGGGTAGTTGTAATGCCATAACCAGGGTAGTTGCCATTCTTTGGCGCAAATTTCGACTCTGTTCGTCATTACGAGCCATAATCAGATTATTAGTCACTCGAACGCTGGTAGCTAGGATTTCGGTGATTACATCTGGGGTAATAAGTTCTTGATTTAGAGCCAATTCTCTCAACAAAGCTTGCACTTGCAGCTTCATTGATGATACTGCCAAATGACTAGCTACTTCTCCCGCATCATGACCGCCAACCCCATCGGAGACTATGGCTAGATGACTTGCCAAAAAGCGATTACTCTCGAAATCCGCAGCTACGGGATAGCAACAATCCTCATTTTGTCGGCGTTGAGCGCCAATATCAGTTCCTCCTGCAACTTTGACTTGAAAGGAATTACCTTGAGCTTCTAATAGCAGTAGTTGATTTAGCTGTTCTTTCACCTCAGACAGGGAAATATTTGCGACTTGCAGTAGTTGGTAAATCCGATCTAATTCTGGGTTGATTGGCGATTGAATGCTGCTAAACCAATCTTGCCAACTTCTTCCTAATTTCTGCATTCCCAATTCCCCTGGATTGGGGTTTTCTAAGTCGAGTTGTACCAAACGCACCCGCCAACCGTCAACTCGCAAGTTCTCTGGAATTAATAAACTAGAAACTACTTGTAAGACTTCTAAGGGTTCCCATAACTCCAATATCTGCCATAACCAGTTAACTTTGCGAACTGACGAGGCTTCAGCCCAAGCTTCTATAATAGAAGGCATGAGGCTGCCATTTGTCTCGATCGGCACGTTATCTAAAAGTAAAATATTAGTAGCTGGTGCTACTTCCACCACCGTCTGAACTTCGGGAAGATGCAATCTGTAGGGGTAAAGCCGCAGATAGGGAAATACTTCCTCTGGAATTGGCTCCTTGACGGATGGTAGTACTTGGGGGCTATTATCTAACCAGATATTAGGCGCGATGACTTGATAGCGATCGCCTATTATAGTTCCCATAGGAATCGGTTCCGCCGTGGGAGTGGCTCCCCACAAATAACTATTTTTCATGGGTTCCCAGCTATGCATACTTTTAATTTTGTCCTCAAACAGATAGAAACGTATTAGGGGAGCATAAATATTTCAGGTTAGGAAATCAGCATAAATCTTGACCTAACATCTGTAAATCCTCTCCATCTAAGATCGTCTCTCAATCTTCTCATTTCTCAATTCTGTAGCCACGCTATATATCGCGTCTCTTCTAACTTCTACTATATGTTTCTGAATCCTACAGTGTTGTGGTTATTAGCAGGATCTATACTTTGCTTAATGGAATTCTTTTTACCTACAGCCTTTAATGCCTTTTCCTTGGGAGTTGGTGCTTTGCTAGTTGGCGCTCTCACTATGGTAATTCGCCTATCTGTCGGATTACAGATATTTTTGTGGATGTTATTGTCTTTAGGATTTGTCTATTTAAGCCACCGCTTGTTATCCCAAGGCAAAGCTCATACCTTGCCAGAAGCAACAGAAGGTGAAACTTTAACTGAAATTTTACCAGGAAAGACAGGTAGAGTACTGTATGAAGGTAATTCTTGGCAAGCTCGTTGCTTGGAACGTAGCCAAAGTATTGGTATTGGCGAGAAAGTATATGTAGTTGAGCGTAAAGGAACTACGTTAATCGTTATGCCAGCTAATTACTTGCTTCAAAGCTAAATTAATCTATCTATTCTATGATTTGGGAAATTATCACTTTGTATTTGTATTAATATAGCAGTCGCCATTTATCCAATACGTCTCTTCCCACAAATCAAAATTAGTAGGTAAATATATGGAACAAATATTTGGTTTGATTATTGCGTTGTTTTTGGGTGGATCTGCTTTTTCTGGGGTGAAAATTATTCGCCAAGGTGATGAAGCTTTAGTGGAAACTCTGGGTAAATATAACGGGAAAAGATTAACCCCAGGACTTAATTTTGTGGTTCCAGTTTATCAAAGAGTTGCCTTTCAAACCACGATTCGGGAAAGAGTCATCGATATTCCGCCACAAGCTTGTATTACTCGCGATAATGTAACTATCACAGCCGATGCAGTAGTTTATTGGCGGATTGTCGATTTAGAAAAGGCTTACTATAAGGTAGAAAATTTGCAATCGGCGATGGTAAATTTAGTCTTGACACAAATTCGTGCCGAAATGGGACAATTGGACTTAGATGAGACTTTTACGGCTCGTACCCAAATCAATGAAATTTTGTTGCGAGATCTAGATGTAGCTACCGATCCTTGGGGTGTCAAGGTAACTCGCGTGGAGTTAAGAGACATTATTCCTTCTCAAGCTGTTCAAGAATCGATGGAATTGCAGATGTCAGCCGAAAGGCGCAAACGAGCAGCGATTTTGAATTCTGAAGGAGAGCGGGAATCAGCGATTAATAGCGCCAGAGGACAAGCAGAAGCTAGAGTATTAGATGCCGAAGCTAGGCAGAAATCTGTGATTTTGGATGCGGAAGCTCAACAAAAGGCTTTATTATTGAGAGCGCAAGCTGAATATCGCCAGCAATTACTGAAAGCTCAAGCTATAGCTGAATCTTCGGAGTTAATTGCCGAAAAAATTCGGAATAATCCCCAAGCGGCTCAATCTTTAGAAGTATTATTTGCTTTAGGTTATTTGGATATGGGAGCAACTATTGGTAAAAGCGATAGTAGTAAGGTAATGTTCATCGATCCACGCAGTATTCCTGCGACTTTAGAGGGTATTCGCACGATTGTTGGAGAAATGTCCTCAGAAAAAGCTATAAATTCGGATCGTTCAGCCTAAATTTTCAACCCTCAACCGGATTCTTTCATCCGATATAGGAAC from Merismopedia glauca CCAP 1448/3 includes these protein-coding regions:
- the xrtO gene encoding exosortase O, whose protein sequence is MLTKTRTLPWEIHGNSLGGIALAIWWFYVNISSVEWLFTSLNDTSLFNLVLITLVVVGLGILGFWQRQQLSFSPIPQWNRLPVRLILGTGVGGIVLRWSVDIPHLSVILFLIGTYGLLGLFINPKIWRSGLAVAVLFSVVFPFSLPVSVGVGFPIRVMTAYAVEHLLTNWGLPATSSHDIILLEGKVAYVDLPCSGLKSLWTGTLFLLAATWLENRLINWRWLGILLIHILLLIGANIGRVTVLVLINNVLKQPEVAHIVHFPMGIVGFSTACLISWWLLRGVERNEESFGGLNWSRFRSRQGVLDKDRWLLAKVAQKADREVIQELNWVRKTGVILFLTGLVLIPQPLPSQSQVLDVKGLNLPGIIQSQDLPLTEFESNFFDGYKDTQAVKKKFKIGDLSGSLLLVSTTSWQAHHAPELCLIGNGLEVDEMTKKRLAKDVNGRWLSLNNNRASATYWFQSPHRTTDEFLDRFWSDVTRQEKSWTLVSVLFDRSISSDAPEVKTLVDDLHQSLIALQ
- a CDS encoding YggT family protein is translated as MNLLTQSLYYFLQIYIFLLVVRILLTWLPGVGWATQVMETLSPVTDPYLDLFRSFIPPLGGSIDISPMLAILVLQVIAGLFSAGATSTVGYYQP
- the upp gene encoding uracil phosphoribosyltransferase, giving the protein MTLQLRIYVPPHPLIQHWLGVARDAQTPGSLFKTAIAELGRWLTYEAIRDWLPTVETTVETPLAPCPATFVNPEVPIAVIPILRAGLALLEGAQSLLPLASVYHLGLVRDEETLEPSCYLNKLPPKFAPETRVIITEPMLATGGTIMKTMEELTQRGIDPALIRIISVVVAPPALQKLSEKYPGLKIYAATIDEQVNEHGYIIPGLGDAGDRAFGT
- a CDS encoding lysyl oxidase family protein, which gives rise to MATNSVFNSFMKTVFRVFSGLLIFLSLNFGKGLLAQTFTGSVGLVPDLQTVVPTHVQLVHQQGQDILRFSNGIANTGDGDWALRPNNQGQTSTTIQEIRDINGKVVLEHPATTFAYHPAHRHWHVGDIARFEIRSGSPIGPIVGNNSVKVTFCLIDWYKLNDNAPTSEKKFWDCDSPNSYQGISPGWVDQYRHSVIGQQIDMTSVPDGIYYLLSTSDPENKFVEKDNTNNTAWVNFRLYQQGNGNRKIEILGHSPCANSGLCGEKVPNR
- a CDS encoding TIGR02921 family PEP-CTERM protein; the protein is MKLNKVWEIPFQIYFWLFNSALLFLGYLGLLPFLGTVFVTDALAGELPLDFFLPLIGLVGVPTASAIIGRLPIYRKPISLVQVFYGAEAPLLVLCVIRFFCLRQLNPAVSLILMTGCLAIGSYLYRLIKGDSENSIIAWVQLGCQALMLVTACYLGVLTLVYAIPFVWGFLVGIFYLFTNSSSLLALLQSLSFIILYAFPILLILVILLAIATTPFGLVILYLKSWRSHLNYFVSRYGGVPAVLGTTGVIFGWIGLLLTLQQQPQTWVLTALNQPVKTPEIRQALIQKSPQIRDGLLNAYLSQYRYLDSSDRTTNIGYLYQSVFGLQEPTTKSLDSIYKALFAPFLYQGKSTDSQQANKFYAEFFDTPILRAEKSEISAAVGATFNRGEAKAGLLDINQKKVWLKEQKVTVKPHENWGDVEIYEVYENKTSSQQEVVYNFSLPQSAVMTGVWLGNSGDRSQAFPFSVSPRGAAQKVYTQEVNRRVDPALLEQIGPGNYRLRAFPVVPTQPLHLWLKYQVLQETNTKAGNFPLPQLSEKRNIFWTNDTKRTYNGKSIKNVSDDAWFADRIGGRLINNLSYTVNLDGYQVTAKPLSPSDYRLPQGKKLAVVLDTSYSMTKQSGEVKKTLDWVRSQVTPSNDVDLYITASIGGTPQRIDDLQAFDLNKVTFYGTLQPYQMLQQLTQLQGNSNYDAIVLVTDKGSYELSDEKNTIPKPSAPLWMVHLGGIQPAYDDPTFDAIQASGGGVGTEISEVIQRMATQTALGSNVASVSDGYIWEVKRESGVRSQESGVRDDFTPLAARQLITYLATQRNLKDVKSLDEIHSLAKRSQIVTPYSSMIVLVNEQQKQALKQAENQSDRFNRQVEDKQLPQPTSLGIPNVTATPEPEEWMLIGISILGLGAIAYRRQLKLANSK
- a CDS encoding NfeD family protein codes for the protein MFLNPTVLWLLAGSILCLMEFFLPTAFNAFSLGVGALLVGALTMVIRLSVGLQIFLWMLLSLGFVYLSHRLLSQGKAHTLPEATEGETLTEILPGKTGRVLYEGNSWQARCLERSQSIGIGEKVYVVERKGTTLIVMPANYLLQS
- a CDS encoding protein phosphatase 2C domain-containing protein, whose protein sequence is MKNSYLWGATPTAEPIPMGTIIGDRYQVIAPNIWLDNSPQVLPSVKEPIPEEVFPYLRLYPYRLHLPEVQTVVEVAPATNILLLDNVPIETNGSLMPSIIEAWAEASSVRKVNWLWQILELWEPLEVLQVVSSLLIPENLRVDGWRVRLVQLDLENPNPGELGMQKLGRSWQDWFSSIQSPINPELDRIYQLLQVANISLSEVKEQLNQLLLLEAQGNSFQVKVAGGTDIGAQRRQNEDCCYPVAADFESNRFLASHLAIVSDGVGGHDAGEVASHLAVSSMKLQVQALLRELALNQELITPDVITEILATSVRVTNNLIMARNDEQSRNLRQRMATTLVMALQLPQSSGEVYIVHVGDSRAYWLSREGIVQLTVDDNVMTEVVSEGKSFMASAITRKDAAALTQALGVQAGELLNPRVNRFMVEEEGLLLLCSDGLSDNELLELHGAEYARQVLSGEKSVNEALKSLIEFANEYNGHDNISVVLTHFKAGLPQDSPELTPVIPEAKSAPPQPTPKPNHQTSWILTFVIAGLAIAGTVILALAMLSDRVPKPQPSQSQESGVRSNN
- a CDS encoding SPFH domain-containing protein is translated as MEQIFGLIIALFLGGSAFSGVKIIRQGDEALVETLGKYNGKRLTPGLNFVVPVYQRVAFQTTIRERVIDIPPQACITRDNVTITADAVVYWRIVDLEKAYYKVENLQSAMVNLVLTQIRAEMGQLDLDETFTARTQINEILLRDLDVATDPWGVKVTRVELRDIIPSQAVQESMELQMSAERRKRAAILNSEGERESAINSARGQAEARVLDAEARQKSVILDAEAQQKALLLRAQAEYRQQLLKAQAIAESSELIAEKIRNNPQAAQSLEVLFALGYLDMGATIGKSDSSKVMFIDPRSIPATLEGIRTIVGEMSSEKAINSDRSA